The following coding sequences are from one Haloarcula taiwanensis window:
- a CDS encoding n-acetylgalactosamine-4-sulfatase codes for MDLDVENVLIYVDDAVRYDSIADTLSDFGPTHKTIAASTHTPTSFGSLLTGLLPPRSGIHSFKHTVPPDVRSVFDIETHETSMGSEGGMNDGIADIFGSPARTTIEEAKPPFVHVVRRPGGHAPYNGFEWDQYEYADETAAEYFDRISNQPEQARIDYEQGVERSFEEFQRVLGVLKERGLADDTLVVYTSDHGELLGEYGFFGHTHAATPEVVYVPTTFIHPDLEPGRADGLFHHVDLVPTVADAMACPVDIGQTDGVIDGADRETGYNHLRHIRYGTLADPLERLLQLTGGFERTIQSLWDANGGHVFVEGSQVTASLIYLVLLLQKPFGKQVRHGNRVFESYKMFTPGHASYGLPGFDTSEARSKIDSILEGETAGSEHDIDAATAEHLEEMGYL; via the coding sequence ATGGACTTGGATGTCGAAAACGTCCTCATTTACGTCGACGACGCTGTTAGATACGATTCGATTGCGGACACGCTGTCTGATTTCGGGCCGACGCACAAGACCATCGCAGCGTCGACTCATACCCCGACGTCGTTCGGGAGCCTACTGACCGGATTGTTACCGCCGCGGAGCGGAATCCACAGTTTCAAACACACAGTACCCCCTGACGTACGGTCCGTCTTCGACATCGAGACACACGAGACGTCGATGGGGTCCGAGGGAGGGATGAACGACGGCATCGCAGATATCTTCGGCTCTCCGGCGCGGACGACTATCGAGGAAGCGAAGCCGCCGTTCGTCCACGTCGTCCGCCGTCCCGGCGGACATGCGCCGTACAACGGGTTCGAGTGGGACCAGTACGAGTACGCGGACGAGACTGCCGCCGAATACTTCGACAGGATTTCGAATCAACCCGAACAGGCACGAATCGATTACGAGCAGGGCGTGGAACGCTCGTTCGAGGAATTCCAGCGTGTCCTCGGTGTCCTGAAAGAGCGCGGGCTCGCCGACGACACGTTAGTGGTCTACACGAGCGATCACGGTGAACTCCTCGGCGAGTACGGGTTCTTCGGCCACACACACGCTGCCACGCCCGAAGTCGTCTACGTCCCGACGACGTTCATCCATCCCGACCTCGAACCCGGACGGGCCGATGGGCTCTTCCACCACGTCGACTTGGTGCCGACCGTCGCCGACGCGATGGCATGCCCCGTCGACATCGGACAGACGGACGGGGTTATCGATGGCGCTGACCGCGAAACTGGATACAATCACCTCCGGCACATCCGGTACGGGACCCTTGCCGACCCGCTCGAACGGCTGCTCCAGCTGACCGGCGGATTTGAGCGGACCATCCAGAGTCTCTGGGATGCGAACGGTGGTCACGTATTCGTGGAGGGGTCACAGGTCACTGCCTCGCTCATCTACCTCGTCCTGTTGCTACAGAAGCCGTTCGGGAAACAGGTCCGACACGGCAATCGTGTCTTCGAATCGTACAAGATGTTCACGCCCGGACACGCGTCGTACGGGCTCCCCGGATTCGACACGTCCGAGGCCCGGTCGAAAATCGACTCGATTCTCGAGGGCGAGACAGCCGGCAGCGAACACGACATAGATGCAGCCACTGCGGAGCATCTCGAAGAGATGGGATATCTATAG